ATTGATTTTGCATTGGAAAAATATAATCTTGATGCGATACTGTTTCCTTCCTATATAGGTTCTACTATATGTGCGAAAGCGGGTTATCCGTCTATAGCAATACCAGCTGGGTATATGGAAAGCGGGAGACCTTTTGGAATTACGATTGCAAGTACTGCCTTTAGTGAAGGGATATTAATTAAGCTAGGTTATGCTTTTGAACAAGCGACAAAGCATAGAAAAATCCCCAACTTATCATGAATAGAATAAACAAAGAGGACAGGAATCCCTGTCCTCTTTGTTTTAGTGATTAAAGTGAAATATCGTTCTGCTCTGTCTTATGATATTTTAATAAACTAAAAGATAAACAAGCGGAACATAAAATAAGAATAGAAGCGATGATATAAATTGTACGAACACCGAACATATCAGTAATAATGCCAATGCTAAGCATAGATAGTCCAGAGGCTGTTGAAAGAAGTGCACCATGTGCTGTATACATTTTGGATAATAAAGCAGGGGCGACACTTGATTGTAAAACAGTCGTTTGGGAAATATCTCTAATTTGATAACATGGTCCCATTAGAACACATAGAAAAAGCGCAATAAATCCGCTGCTCGTCATACCGTATAAAAATGTAAGAATGCTAAATATAAGAGAGCCAATCGACATAGATCGTATTAAATTGTTTTGAATATAGGAACTCATTTTCCATGCTAATAGACCACCGATTAACGTGCCAACATAATAACTTGTATTAATATATCCCCACCATTCTTCGCCTTTATGAAGGATAGTCGTAACGTATGCCATCGTAATAGCACCAATCCATATTGTCCCTGCGAAAGTTTCGATTAAGTCCATATATGTAACGGTACGGAGAGAAGGATTTTGAAATAGGAGTTTCCAACCTTCCAATAAAATAGTACTTTTGGAAGAGGGAGAATCTGCTATTCTTTCAGTATGTATGGAACGTAATGAAAAATGTAATGCAATACATCCGAAAATCATTAAAATGTTATTAATCATGAGTGTAGAAGTAGCACCAATGAGAAGAACGACAATACTCGTAAATGAATAAGCAACGGCTTGCACAATTTGTGTTGAAAAGGAAAAGATACTATTTACTTTTACTAATTTTTCTTTCGGTGTAAGGCGCGGAAGAATACCATATAATAATGGAGCACTCCACCCACTACATAATGAAATGACAAAAATAAAAGTTAATAGAGCTATAATGTTTGTGGATAAGACCGGGAACAAAATCATTAATAATAGTAAAAAGACTGTTTTCAGCCATTGGAGCGTATATAACAACGTATAAGATGGAAAACGTTTTATTATAAGTGGTGCAGAGATGTTAGCAATTAGATTTGTGATAACTTGTAATAATGGAAAAAGAGCAGTAATAGTAGCTGATTTAGTTGCTATATAAATATGAGTTGTAATAATCATTACATATACGATGTCAGCGAGAGTAATGCATATTTTTGAACCTAAATAGTAGATTAGTGACAGGTTTCTCAATAAGAATATCACCTCTATAAAAAATAGTATTTAGTAATTAGAATAATTGTAATTTAAAAATTAAAATTTTTAAAGAATTTAATTTTTTGTCACTTTTTGAAAGGGATTTTCATGTATAATGAAGAATATATTGATATAGTATTATATTAATGATCATTGTAACAGTGAATATGTACAATAGCTTGTAGCGAACGCCCGAGTGTAAGAAAGGGCGGATAAACCATTCTTTTCTTCATATACATATAGAAAATGAGAAAGAAAGCGAGGGTTGCATATGGCTGCTTGGGTAATTTGGTTTATAATAGCTGGTATTTTATTTATCGCAGAAATGTTGTCGATTACATTTTACATGCTTTGGCTTGGAATTGGAGCTGTTGTCGGAGGTCTTATTGCTTTGTTTGCTCCTGATGCACTACTGTTACAAGT
This genomic interval from Bacillus thuringiensis contains the following:
- a CDS encoding MFS transporter gives rise to the protein MRNLSLIYYLGSKICITLADIVYVMIITTHIYIATKSATITALFPLLQVITNLIANISAPLIIKRFPSYTLLYTLQWLKTVFLLLLMILFPVLSTNIIALLTFIFVISLCSGWSAPLLYGILPRLTPKEKLVKVNSIFSFSTQIVQAVAYSFTSIVVLLIGATSTLMINNILMIFGCIALHFSLRSIHTERIADSPSSKSTILLEGWKLLFQNPSLRTVTYMDLIETFAGTIWIGAITMAYVTTILHKGEEWWGYINTSYYVGTLIGGLLAWKMSSYIQNNLIRSMSIGSLIFSILTFLYGMTSSGFIALFLCVLMGPCYQIRDISQTTVLQSSVAPALLSKMYTAHGALLSTASGLSMLSIGIITDMFGVRTIYIIASILILCSACLSFSLLKYHKTEQNDISL